The Salvia miltiorrhiza cultivar Shanhuang (shh) chromosome 1, IMPLAD_Smil_shh, whole genome shotgun sequence genome has a window encoding:
- the LOC131008496 gene encoding two-component response regulator ORR26-like, producing MWEAGRNNSPLAHAMMHGIHVLLVDHDAEALINTAKQLEMCQYKVTFVEHASAAISMLPSGKAKFDAVIANINSPDLHGFKLLQHAVYMCIPVVLMSDDDDAFIAMRALEHGAFLYIKKPISMEFLRCLWQHVVREKTRMVRERDMFIASNNLASVRSVQFREVTHPRDENPNPNHNMAMKNKGKCKSKGRCRYDDYSEEYDSESHVKGNVRRKICTEWTQELHTKFMNAIEQLGEGRCFPKEILEMMNEPGLTRMQVASHLQNCGEASSQSKSLWSSDTSNLDSDHSETKAQAC from the exons ATGTGGGAAGCTGGTAGAAACAATTCGCCATTGGCTCATGCTATGATGCATGGAATTCATGTTTTATTAGTGGATCATGATGCAGAAGCTTTAATCAATACAGCAAAGCAACTCGAAATGTGCCAGTACAAag TTACATTTGTTGAGCATGCATCTGCTGCAATATCGATGCTCCCTAGTGGAAAGGCTAAATTTGATGCTGTGATAGCAAACATCAACTCTCCTGATCTCCATGGATTCAAACTTCTCCAACATGCAGTCTACATGTGCATCCCAGTAGTTT TAATgtccgatgatgatgatgcattCATTGCGATGAGGGCTCTCGAACATGGGGCATTCCTTTACATCAAGAAGCCTATATCAATGGAGTTTCTCCGATGTCTCTGGCAACATGTTGTGAGGGAGAAGACGAGAATGGTGAGGGAAAGGGACATGTTTATCGCATCGAACAACCTCGCATCTGTACGCAGTGTCCAGTTTAGGGAAGTGACGCATCCGAGGGAtgaaaaccctaaccctaatcaTAACATGGCAATGAAGAATAAGGGTAAGTGCAAGAGTAAAGGTAGATGTAGATATGATGATTATAGTGAAGAATACGATTCAGAGAGTCATGTGAAGGGTAATGTGAGGAGGAAGATATGTACCGAATGGACTCAAGAACTGCATACCAAGTTCATGAATGCAATCGAACAACTTGGTGAAGGAA GGTGTTTCCCAAAAGAAATCCTAGAGATGATGAATGAGCCTGGCCTAACAAGAATGCAAGTGGCAAGCCATCTTCAG AACTGTGGTGAAGCAAGTTCACAGAGCAAGAGCCTTTGGAGTTCAGACACATCGAATCTCGACAGCGATCACTCTGAAACTAAAGCCCAAGCTTGTTGA